The following DNA comes from Meles meles chromosome 8, mMelMel3.1 paternal haplotype, whole genome shotgun sequence.
GCCTTGCAGATGAGGAAGCAAAGGGGTCCCTGGTATCAGGCCACAGAGCAGGATTGCAGCTGGTAGGGATTCAAACCTGGGCAATTGTCTCTGAAGCTGGGAGTGTGCATGGGGGAAAGGGGTCTCAGGTCCTCCTTGCGGTAAGTTGGGACttgggtgagagggagagataaCCTAGGGAGGAAATTTGGTGCTGTCAGAAGGAAGTGTTAACTTGGGGGGCCCAGGTGCATGTGGAAGGGAATGGGTTCGGTTGGGCCCTGGGGTCTGAGAGGTGCTTGAAGATTATCAGGAGAGGGGAGGGTAACTGCTCTCCGGTGGAGGCGGTAGGACTTTGAGTCTTTCCAGCAAAGAGCAGGCAGAGAAATCTATCCTTCCCTGTCAGGCTGCTCTCTGAAACCTTGGTCCTCATCACCCTGCATTCAACTGGAGAATGCTGATTCCTGCCCAGGGAGGGGGTCGCTAGACAGACATTTGGGGTCTCTGAGTAGACTGAAGGCCTCTGGCTGACAGACGTTCAGGATGACTGTCTGTCTGACTGACTGGCTAGCTAGCTCAGTTTGCCTGAACAGATAAATCTCCTGAGAGACTGCCAGACTCATGACTGACCAGCTGAGGGACTTGATTGGGCCTGTGTGAACAGCCAGTCATGTCACCAACTGACAGGCCCCCAGACTCCCCGCCTGCCCTCTCCGGGGATGTGGGCTCCAGCCCTGGGAACCACGTGGCCTACCTTTAGGAGCCCCTAAACCTGGTTGTACACCTGGAAGAGAAGCAAGTTGGGGTTTTTTCCCTGACGCCTGGCTCCCTGTCTTTCCCCTCATTCCCACAGGCCACCCCCAGGCCCAGTCCAGGTTCACCCCCACAGCAGCCCTGTCTCCTGTCAGGGGTGACCCCTGACAAAATCTTCACAGGATGGGAAAGCCCTCGGAGATTTCACACAAGGAGAACATACTTTACAGGACTCAGGATGCTCCTTCTGAAGGGAGCTTTGCCCTTACTTAGAGAGTCACACTGTTTGTTGCCAGCCTTCTTGGAGGCCTTGGCCCACCAGAAGAACTTGAAGAGACCTGGCTACCGGCCTGACCAACCCCATTCAGTGACCAACTGACTATCCAGTGCACAGACTGATCCCAGCGGCCACGGCTTCCCTCCTTCATTTGAAGGCTCAAGCTAAGGACTAGCCCACAGGAAGGTGGAAGATTCTAGGTTGGTCTGCTGATCTTctgtccccttcccttctccataTCCTGGACTTCTTTCAGAGCTGGGCCTCCTGGTCAGTGACTTCTGCCCTCACAGACTCTGCTCCAGTCTCATCACCTGGTTGGCCTGGCTCCTTGGTGGGTAGGTGCTGCCAGCTTTCAGCTAGACCAGTTAGGTTTGGTTGGACCATGGTGGAGAAGAGCACTGTGCTTCTTCCCCTTGTCAAACCTGTACAAGGAGCATGGAGTGATGTTGAGGTTAACAGCTGGGCTTGAGTCCCTTCACCAACATTAACCAGCAGAGCGAGTTAACTCAGAGCCTCAGTGGGCTCATCAGATGCATAGAGATAATGAAAACTCCAAGGCCCAGAGCCGTGGGGAAGCTTTGGGAACAAGGAGAGGACGCACGTGAAGGCTTAGCTGCGTTAGAGTGTGTAACAGCCTCTGTGCTCTCGGAAGTGACCCATCTATGCTGGTGAGTGAAACCAGAGCTTGGAAGTGGTCCCATCAGTCCCTTCTGGGATAGTTCGCTCAGGCTCCCCCTCGGCtccttatctttcttttctttctttctttctttcttttttttttttttaagattttatttatttatttgacagacagagatcacaagtaggcagaaaggcaggcagagagagaggaggaagcaggctccctgccaagcagagagcccgatgtggggcttgatcccaggaccctgagatcatgacctgagttgaaggcagatgctttaacccactgagccacccaggcgccccctctttatCTTTCTAAGTGACCTCTGCAGAGCCCATCCCTTCACTAGACCGACCCCTTATCTCCTCCCTGACAGGTGTCACCTTGGTTTCTATATCTCCTTATTTCCCCTGAATCCTTTTACCCCTCCCCCAAGGCACTCCTCCCTGgccacacacacatactcccATTTCTTCAGTCAAATTCCATAAGATCTTCAAAtcgaatagacatttctccaaagaagatacacaaatggccaataagtacacAAAAAGATGcctaacatcattagtcattagggaaatgctaatcaaaaccgCAAGAGATATCTCTTTATACCCAGCGGGGTGGCTAGAATCAAAGAGACAGAGACTAAGTATTAcaaggaagtggagaaattaGACCCATCAGACCATGCTGGCGGGAGCAGAAGATAGcgaaatcactttggaaaacagttagGAAGTTTCTGAAAAAGTTGAACGAGTTGCCCCATGACCTAGGAATTCCACTCCTGGCTacatacccaagagaactgaaaacatccGTCAACACAAAAAAGTGTACAACTTCTGAATGTTCGCCATACCTCAAACATAAACCAAATGTGATGTATGTCCGTACAAAGGGacttatccagccataaaaaggaatgatgtaCAGAGGCACACTGTAACAGTGTGCTATGtgaaagcagcaagacaaaaaatTATACATTGGACTATTTCGCCTGTatgaatttatatgaaatatccagaataggcaaagcCAGAGAtccaggagctggggagagggaggaccctGAGGGGTATGGAGTTCCTTACTGGGATGGTGGAAAATGTTCTAGAATGAGTGGTGATGAGGTATGCCCTTTTTCATATGCCAAAACCCACACAATTGTATGCTTTAAAAGGGTGAGGTTTATGGCCTATGAATTATACCTCAGGCTCCCAGGTACCTCGTTTGAGGAGCACAGATCCTTCACTGTGGTGGTTCCAGGCCTCTGTGGCCCCTCCCTAAGTTTGCCTCCGGGGTCTGGAGATGGAGAGTCCCCACGTCCCTGCCTGGGTCAGGGGTGTCCTTGCATCCGGTTCCATGCTCCAGAAGGAGCTTGTTGAATGAAGGGAAACTCCTGCCAGGTTAAGAAGTGTGTGAAACAATGGGGGAGGCTTCCGCGGGAAGCCAGGGCCCCAGGAGGGGAGGAAGGCCTAAGGGGTCGTTTTCCATGTAAGCGGAAGGGTGGAGTCTCCCAAGGCCAGACTTCCGAGCTCCTCACTGAGATCTCACTGAGATGAAATATCAGGAGACCCTAGGAGATGCCCCTGAAGGGTTTCAGCTTTCCTCTTCCTGCGGTGAGTGGGATACAGGCACGATTACCATGGTTTCCATGGAGGAACCCAGACATGCCTAACGGGGCCCAGGATCCAGGTTCTAACCACAGTTCCGCCTCCTGAGTCATCGCCACACTTGGGGAACTCAGTTTGTCCAGGGTGAGGGAGGTGGTTAAGTGGGATGTCTCTGAGGATCCTTTCTGCGCCCACCAGCAACATGGTTTGATAGGTAGCTCTGGGATTACACAAGGGGTGGTCCCCTTTGGGGGCATTGCTATCTGTTCTGAACGACTCCCAGGAAAATTCTTTATGCCCTGACTGTGGAACAAGATTTGACCCTGCACTGACCCTAAATCTGAGATCCTACTCCGAGCCAGACAGACCCACAGCCAGACTCAGCCTCCAGGCACTGGATGTCTCGCAAGAGGGGCTAAGGCCGCGCATCCTTACTGCTGGAGTCCCTGCTTGAAGGGTATGGAGTGTGGCCGGCAGCTTCTCCCTAGAAGGAAGGTTAATACTGGGAATGGAATGAAGGTGTGAGACAGGAGGTCCCAGCTGGGATCTGGCTAGCATGGGCATGTAGAGCCCTTAGGAAGGGCCCTCCCATCACTGGGCCTCAGGAAGGCTAGGGGTGTTCAGACTCTCAGATTGCCACCAACCCCTGGAACACCGTGGGTGACCTGGGGCAGGACCATTCTCTGGGATTCCATTGCCACTCTCACCTCCTGGATGTCTGTCCCACAGGGCCGGTGGGTGAGGAGCCCCAGATGCCAGGCAAGGATGCCAAGGCCATAATGGGTGCAGAAGACACACCTGGAGACAAAGCCAGCCCAAACCCTCAGGACTTGAGGCGAAGTGTGTTCTACAGCATCAAGGTATCATGCAGGGCTGCCAGTAACAGGGCTGTCTGGGCCTACAGGGAAGGCTATGTAACTCTAAGCAAGCTGCTGcttttctctgagcctcagtttcctcatctgtaggatGGGTGGCCACAAGAATCCAAGAGATAATCTACTAAAGCATTTAGTTGGGTTTGGGGCACACATTCTCTCCttccagagaggaaagaagggttACTCTGTGGGCAGTGGGGGACCAGGCTCCCTGTCTCCCATTGtcctagagagaaagagaaggacccCAGGTACCCTGAATCTGTATGAATTTGGGAGAGCTCTGACTCCTCCAGGGGCAGCCTTAAACCTCCAGGCATCCTCTGGGTGCCAGGACCTGTCTTGTTTGATTCTCACGGTAGCCCTGCGGGGTAGGGACACGGTCCTTGTTGTATACAAGAGGAAACCAAGTCAAAAGAACAAGAGTGAATATTTTTAAGCTCTGGCATAAACATCCTTCTTTGAAGTTAGTTTTTCTTCTCCTGGGAATTCTGCCAGTTCATCAGAAGGGAGGCCCGGATGTTTGGGGTGGGGCTAGGTGGGGTGGGTGGCTTGAGGATTCAGAGTATGGAACCGTCTCCCAAGGGAACTGTAGGGGAGGAGTGGGTGGGCTGGTGTGGAGAAGGATCTGGAAGAGCTTCCTGGACAAAGGGGCAGGGTGGTGGAACAGGGAGGAAGGTGCAGTCCAGCCCAGGGGAGCTGTGAGGGTCAGAGTGGCCCCAGAAAGACCCTACTCTCAGTCATGTGGGTCTCAGGTGGCACCAAGACCCCCTGAATGTACCCAGGACAGTTTGTGTCGTTTTTAGGCCTGTGTGAGAAGCCATGGGCCACTCTAgtaactctctctctttctctctcctgtgtgtctgtctcctctgactctgtttccccatctctattccttgctcctccctttccccaactccatctctgtctcccaaTCACCACCCCCTCTGACTGAATCCCCACCTatctccctgcctgccacccaCCCCCGGCTGGCCGGCCGGCTGTCCCCGCCGTGGCTCCCCGGCAGTTCTTCGTCCTGTGCCACAGCCTGCTGCAGCTGGCCCAGCTCATGATCTCCGGCTACCTCAAGAGCTCCATCTCTACTGTGGAGAAGCGCTTTGGCCTCTCCAGTCAGACCTCAGGGCTGCTGGCTGCCTTCAACGAGGTACCGGCCCTGGTGCAGCCACGAGGAGGGGGAAGAATTGAGGGAGACTCTCACCCCCAcctcctcaccctctctctccctagcCTGACAGAAGCCCTTCCCGTCCCGGTGTCCACAGGCAACCCCGCCACAGCTTCCTCCCCAAATCTCCTTAGCCAGCTCCTTCTTCATGTCCTGGTAGAGAAACTGACCTCTGCCTCCTTATAACGTCACAGCATGGGCGGTCTTGCCCTTGGGGACACTCtagaggttggggtgggggggtattGTAGAGCTGGGCAGAATTCCCATACCGCCCACTCTCCCTTTGGCTCCTTTACCTGGCTATTGCCTGTCCCGGGAAGGAGTCAGAGGAAGTCATTTCAATAGTAGTGTGATAGATTTAAATGAGATCAAAGGCAGAAATTTGGAACCagtgggtggcagggggagggagcgATAGGATGGCATGCATGTCTCCTCAGAGTTGCCTGGAGAGCCCTAAGTCTGGGGCCCACAGCCAAGCAAGGAGGAATAGACAAACTGCTTTGCGGGGATTTAGAGATCAGGGTCCAGCTGTGCCCCTGCACCCCCACCACCAGATGTTCTCCACCTCAGAGGAGGCAGTTCTCTCCCCCTGGCCTGCCAATGGCACAGCACCCCTGGACAGTCCTCAGACCCCACCTCCAGATCTCAGAGGCGGGAAGGAAATGTCATTACCCAGCTCTGGGACCTGGGGAAGTCACTCCCCACCTCTGGGCCTCTGTGTGCTGCCTATAAAATGGAGAGTGGTTATCCTTCTCGGGGTTGGTCCTCCTACCAGCTCTCTTGTGGTTGCTGGTCCCCTCCAGAAGCAAGGAACCTGGGGCTCAGGGTGAGTATAACGGCCCAGAAGCAATGGGGTGGGCAGCGCACCCCAGCTTCTGGCTGCAGAGACTGTCCCTTCCCTGTGAGCTCTCCAATCCCCTCCAGTGCCCACAGcctcagttttttattttaagcttAAAATTTCAAAGCCTTAGTTCTCTGGCTTGAGATTTTGTCTCCCCCATATCTCAGGCACTTAAAAACCCTTCCGTTGACTCTTCCATGTTCTAACGTGGGGTCCAACCCACTTTCCAGAATGAAATGGAACTGCTAGCCTTGTGCACTctgccctcctttctctccccctaaCGGGGGCTGTGGGGCCCCCTCCACCTCAGAGGACCCAGATTCTATGTTTAGAGGGGCCCGGATGATTCTCATTCTGTCAGCTAGTCCTTTAGACTGAGGGGAACACCAGGCTGGCAAGGGAAGCCGGGGTAGTGCTGGCCTCTGGTGACTCTGCTCTGCTTGAATGGGTCCCCTCCTCCCTTGGCAGGTGGGGAACACAGCCCTGATTGTGTTTGTGAGCTACTTTGGCAGCCGAGTACACCGGCCCCGACTGATCGGCTATGGGGCTGTCCTTGTGGCCCTGGCAGGCCTGCTCATGAGCCTCCCGCACTTCATCTCCGAGCCATACCGCTACGACCATACTAGCTCCGGTAAGAGCAGGAAGGGCTGGGCTGGAGACGGATGCCAGGAGCCGCCTGACCACCTACCATGGCCTTTTCCCAGGCCCCGGGGTCAGGATGGGCCCGGCTCCCCAGGGCACCCGCGGGTCCTCCCCGCTCCCTTGGTCCCAGCATGGGCGGGTCCTTCTGGCAGTCCTGGGGAGTGGGGTTGTTCTGGGGGCAGTGGGGTGTAACTCTCTGGGCCTCCCTTGGTGAAGGCCTGCTTGGGTGTCACCATGTTTTTGAGGTGGGGGGAATTTACAACTCAGCCTGCTTGAGGGCCTGGCATGGAGTAAGTCCTCAGGAAATGTTTGTGGGATAGTAATAATAGCACCATGTACCCCTTATGGTGTGCCAGCCTCTCTTCTAAGTACTCTATGTGTATTAGTGCTTTAATCCTTACAAGAAGCCattacattaatgaaagaatgaatgagtgcatgaaccaattaaaaaatgaaagaattttagaCAGGAGTTGCGAGACCTAGTGAGATGTTGGTGAAGGTCTATTGCACAGGCAGATTCCTGTCCCTTGGAGAATAACCCAAACAGCCTGAGCTTCATTCCTTCAAtattccatccacccatccagcTACCCATCCATCTGTCACCCACCTATCCACccgtccatctatccatctatccaccatccatccacccatccatccagtgTTCTGCCCAACAACCCTTAGTATAGCCTACTTAGGGTCAGACCCTCTCAGAGAGCTCAGTCTTGCCTCCAGGGAGCTTCTAGCCTGGGAGAGGAGACAGAGGTGAGCAAAACCCCTGCAGTGAGTCATTTGTGTGAGAAAGGAAGCCCTGGGACCAGCCTGGCATGGAAACCTTCCCAGGGGAAGAGGGCTGTCAGAGAGCATCGCCTCCCTCGCTCACACCCTAGTgctcccactctgtgccaggaccCGGGACGGAAAGAGGGAGCAGCATGACCAGCCCAGAGAAGCTGCCAGGGAGGCACCGGTTAGAGGCCCAGGCAGCTTTTCTGCAGGGTAGAGACTCCAGCTCGTTGGGAGTCAGCCGGAGGGAGCCAGCAGAGACCCGAGTGGGGTGGGGGTTAAGGAGAAGGTGGGTGTTTCGAGTGCCGGGAGCCGCAGGGGCAACAGTCAGGAAGTGGGAAAGTAGAGTGTGGGCGAGCAGCTCAGGGGGCTTATCGAGGCCCGGAGTGGAGAGCTGTCAAAAGGCCTGACTGGAatgctgggtggggggtggaaataCATTTCTGGGTCTGGAGTTTTCTCTTCAACAGAGCTTTTTCTGTGAGGGTCATACatgttcttcttctcctctctgcCACACAAGAGCTCTCTGCCATGGGTGCCCTGGGAAAGCCTGAGGGCAGCCCTTCTCCTGCCTGGGCCTGTCTCAGAGGAGTACACTAGGCTTGGTGACCTCCAGTCACACAGCCAGCTTTGACATCCCCGACTCTTCTGTTCACCCCTTCTTCATCCAGCATGAATTAGTCTCTTTATTACTAATACTTCTCTGCCAGGCCCCCTGCGAGGCCCTGGCTTCACAGGGGAGCAAAAAGAATACAGAGCCCTATCACAATCCTTGTCTGTAACGTCTAATAGGCTCTGTGCGTGGGCAGTACACACATGCCATGTTTACGGCCTGTAGCGGGTGTTGGCAGCATCGTATTTTACGGGCGGGGAGATGGATGTTCAGAGAGAGGGGATCTCCTCAAGGCCCACGGCTCGTGGGGCCATGACATGTCCAGGTAGCTTGGCCCCAGAGCCCCTGCTCCAAACCACTTAATTATTCTGCTTCTGAATTCTGAATTTCTGTAGAACTCCCATTCTAGGAGACTCTTgagaggtgaggaaactgaggcccagatggGCTGAGGGCCTCCATCAAGGTCTCCCAGGTTTCAACTCACACAACCTCGGTTGAAGGTCCAGGACCTTGACCCTTGTTCACATGGCTTTTCTGAGTGTCCCGGCTTCCAGAAAAGGCTGGGTTGGCCACAGAGAGAAGGTTGCATCTATACCCACATTTGGGATAATAATAGCACGAGGGTCTCTAAGTTTGCTCACCAAATATTGGTGAGCTACAGGGAGCGACTGTCTGGTACTAAATTAAGAAATTCCCCTTCACTGAACTCTGCATCTGTGTCCTGAGCTGACCCGAGCCCACCCAAAATGAAGGCCAAGGGCCCTAGAACCTTCTTCAGTCCagcttccctcccctgcctggccCTGCCTTTAGCCCTGACCTTGTCCCTCAGGCTCTGTGAGTCTGCCCTGCTGAACTCCTCAAGCCCCTGGGTTTGCATGTGCTCTGACCACTCCCTGGAGCGCCCCACCCaccttttctttctggaaaaaacTTGTTTGTCCTTTTTGGCCCCGTTCAACCTCAGTCTGTTTTGACAGCCCACCCCACCTGAGAGCCACAGTTGCCACGGCACCTCCACATACCTCTGCTCAGAAAATGGCATAGGGTACATTAGGAGCAAGGACTCGAAGCCAAGCTACCTGGGTTCCaatcctgcctctgcctttgctaGTTGCTGCCTgagcatcagtttcctcatctgtgcaatgggCATAACAAGAGCGCCCATCCcctagggttgctggggggagggaggaaattgTTTGATGTACACAGCACCTAAAATGATGTTTTGTGTCCAGTGCACGCTGTGTTAAGAGTCTCAGGTCTCctcataatattttttatcatctcGTAGTGGACATGCCACAGGATTTTGAGGCTTCTCTGTGCCAGCCCACAACCTCggtcccagcccccaccccagacccctcCAACAGCAGCTGCTCAAGCTACATGGAGGCCCGGCACCTGGCTGTGGTGGGGATAATGTTCACGGCCCAGACCCTGCTCGGCGTGGGCGCGGTGCCCATTCAGCCCTTTGGCATCTCCTACATCGATGACTTTGCCCACAACAGCAATTCTCCTCTCTACGTTGGTGAGAACCGGGCTCGGAGGGAAGGCCAGGCTCAGAGGTCAGAGGATGAGAGGACCAGGTAGGGGCTGGGTGTGAGTTCCCAACCTCTGCCGCACGTGGCCAGGAAAGGTCCGGAGAAGCCTTGGAGTTTCCTGGGCCTGCTCGGGGGAAGTTGGGCCGCTCTTGCCTGCTGGAGACCGGGCAGGCACTGATCTGCAGAGGGAAGCCGGGGCCAGGGGGCCTAACCCAGGCTTTGTGTTGCAGGGATCCTGTTTGCAGTCACCATGATGGGGCCAGGCATGGCCTATGGGCTGGGCGGCCTCATGCTGCGCCTTTATGTGGACATAGACAGGATGCCAGAAGGTGAGCCTCAAAGACACACAGCCGTTCCGGGGGGCACACTGCTGCTAGCTCACTGCCCGCTGGCCTCATAGGAAACACTGAGCCAGAGAGGTCACGTTCAAATCCTAGCCATCCCGCTGACCTTGGACATGCCTCTTAAACTCTCAACTTCTTTGTCTTTGAGACACTCTCtgtcctgcccacctccccaagCTGCGATCAGAATCCAGTGAGAGATGAAGAGAAATGGCAGACCGCCCCCAGACAGACAGTTGTCTTGTCACTGCTGTTAGGATGACTCTTCACCCAGTCCTGTCCCTGAGCTTCCCCTGACCCCAGCCTGCATTCGGATACGCTGCAGGGCACACAGGACCACCTATGTTCTTGGCCTGTAAGGCGCTCCCATCTTTAGGGGCAACAAGACCCAGGTCAAACAGAGAAGCTTGCAGGAGAGAACTTTTGGAGCAGGAGTCGGTGAGCTTGGGCCAACCCCAGATGGGAAATGTACTGGGTGACCTCTCAGGACCCTTCTACTTCTGACCATCTCAGAGTCTGGGAACGTGTGCCAAGGGCTCCGctcaaagagactgtctttgaTCCAGGCAGTAGAGGGGTGGGCCAAGAAGTGGGACCAAAGCTTGGTCTGAAGGCAGCCAGGAGTGGGGAGTGGCTAGGGTCCCCGAGCTCTGATGCGCTgtaggaacaaggcaaggatccCTCTCTCCTGGAGATTTCCAGCAAGCCCTAGGAACCTTAGGGGACACACGTGTGAATGGATGAACATGCTGATTCTGCTTCTTCTCTGGCTTTTGCACCAGGCTGACTCCTAGGCAGCTCTGAACAAGACTCACTAGGTATAGCCCCgccccaccttccttccttctaggaAGCGGGGTCCCAGCCCCCCAGTGCCAGCTCTGGTTGGCTTTCCTCAGGTTTCCTGGACACGCCCCCGCTTCAGGGAAGGTGGTATGTTTTTGGGCTCTGTTGACAATATCCCGGCAGACGTGGCTCCTCCACGGGCCAATGTGTTCTTGTAGATTGATCTTCCTACCCTTCCTCTATGGGGGATTTCATGGGGTGGGCCGATCAGGTGTGCTACGGGCACATGAGTGTGTGAGAAGCGGGGGAGTCGGGGAGATGCCTGTGCTCGCACTCACCAGGCtggcacagaagcagggggaataaTAGCCGGAGGAGGGAATTAGTACAAAAGCCAGCTTCAGCCCCAGCTTTACAGATACATTTGGGGAGGCCGACTGTGTACTCTGGCCCCTGGCCAGGAGCGCTCAGGCCCAAGCACCTGGACACCAGCCCTACTCCTGGGCTTGCTGTGTTTATGCATCGGTGTGGTTAGAAAGTGTTTGTGGATGCTGTGGCAATTGAAGGAGAAGGTATCCGACTCAGCCTCGAGGTAAGGGCTCGGATGGGAGAAGCGGGCCCTCCAGCCAGGAggcacatctgcaataatttagGCCTAATTATACCTGGGGAACTTGTTAAAGGGAAGACTTCTTGGTCACCTTCCCACTCCACCCCATGGTAGTTTTAAGTTGGTCTGAGGTATTTTTGACAAACACCTGGTGGTTTTAATGATGCAGGTCTGAAAAGCACAAGAAAGGTCCTAACCATTGATTTAATGATGATAATCTCATAACAGCAACagcaagaggaggaagaagaacaaacaTCTGTACAGCACATTCTACGTGCTTTACCCGTGTTGGTTTCTATGGttctcacaacagccctgtgatGTAGGCACTACTTCTGTCCgtattttacagaggaagaccCCGAGGCACAAAGACTTTAAGCCATTTGCCCAAGGTTATGTTAGTAATGGAATTCAGACTCAGCAGTCCATTTCCAAAGTCCATAACCTTGATTGCTACCATGACCCAGTCACTGAAAAGCTGAGTCCAGGAAGGATCAaggccttgcccaaggtcacacgggaCGTAACTGGCAAAGCCACAGCTGGAGtccaggtctcctgactcctgGCCCAGGCCACCTCAGGTCTCAAAGGCCAGTCTCAGGATGGTGGCCAAGACGGGACAGCCCATCCTGACCCTAATATCACCTTGGTCTTCTCTTCCAGGTGGTATCAGCCTGACTTCAAAGGACCCCCGATGGGTGGGTGCCTGGTGGCTGGGTTTCCTCATCTCTGcgggggcagtggccctggccgCGGTGCCCTACTTCTTCTTCCCTAGGGAGATGCCCAGGGAGAAGCATGAGCTCCGCTTTCGGCGAAGGGTCTTGGAAGCCACCGCCTCATCTGTCAGCAAAGTAAGTCCCCTCCACATGCCCACCCTAGTCCAGGCTCCAGCCCCCACTGACTGGTCCTCCCTTGGAAACTTAGACTTCATCCCTCCTGGGCATTGCACTCGATAGTTTACAAAGCCTTTCCGTCCAGGCTCTGCCGCATCCCCCGACAGTCCCACACAGGGAATATGTCCTGCCCCTTCCACAGCTGAGGAGATCAGCGGCCAGGGGGAAGGGACCTAGCCAAGATCACATGGCCAGCAAGGGCAGCACTGCGGGGAGAACCCCAGCCTGTCCGAGCCCATGCCCCCTGTCTCACCATCACGCTGTCTCTCTGCTCATCACTTCACGCTTTCTGTGAGTTCTAAACGAGCCATGCTGGAGCGATactgagaaggaggaggaggtggagaacgGGTGGGGGTGTCTGAGAAGACTTCTCTGAAGGGGCAGGACTTGAGCTGGGCTCTGACAGACGGACGGTGGAAGcctagagaggagagagggggaattCTAGTTGTGGCCGTAGGGTGGACAAAGGGTTCAGCTTTTAGTAGAGAATCCAGCCTTtcagaagcagggagggggacaAATGTGTGTGAAGGGCGTCCTCTGGGCCAGGTGACAGGCGGGCACCGGAGCTCAGCATGTGACCTCTACTCTTAAAACAGGCACCGCCTAGAGGAGACTAAGATTGATGGATAAGGAACAAGCTGTGAGGTGCTTGAGGATCTCTCGCTGAAACCCCCTGCTCGGCTGAGGGGCGGGGGTCTTTCCTCAGAGATCTGCTGGGCAGGAGAGATGATTCGGGGTGGGGCCCTCCAGTTTTCCAGAGGCCTTTAAAACAATCGATTGGCCCCAGAGTAcataacaaaatgacaaaataggAAGGGTTTATAGAAGTTCAGTGCATCATTAATGTTGACTTTATCGAATTTTCTTTAGCATTCACACACATCTCATTACATTCTGAAAATTTGCATGTtcgattttctcttttcctaagaACGCAC
Coding sequences within:
- the SLCO2B1 gene encoding solute carrier organic anion transporter family member 2B1 isoform X4, which translates into the protein MGPRIGPVGEEPQMPGKDAKAIMGAEDTPGDKASPNPQDLRRSVFYSIKFFVLCHSLLQLAQLMISGYLKSSISTVEKRFGLSSQTSGLLAAFNEVGNTALIVFVSYFGSRVHRPRLIGYGAVLVALAGLLMSLPHFISEPYRYDHTSSVDMPQDFEASLCQPTTSVPAPTPDPSNSSCSSYMEARHLAVVGIMFTAQTLLGVGAVPIQPFGISYIDDFAHNSNSPLYVGILFAVTMMGPGMAYGLGGLMLRLYVDIDRMPEGGISLTSKDPRWVGAWWLGFLISAGAVALAAVPYFFFPREMPREKHELRFRRRVLEATASSVSKGEDSPSESSAESQEKQDSLTQIAPDLTVIQFIKVFPRVLLRTLRHPIFLLVVLSQVCMSSMVAGMATFLPKFLERQFSVTASYANLLIGCLTIPSAIVGIVVGGVLVKRLHLGPVRCAVLCLLGALFCLLLSLPLFFMGCSTHQIAGITHPPGHLPGAELFPACTEPCSCPLDDFNPVCDPRTHVEYLTPCQAGCTGRAVQKALDKSQGSEERRQDSGCGNPVHAPESFGLDAQPRDPWQRHRHHLCALGPELWASGRVPLL